The Halobacterium litoreum genome includes a region encoding these proteins:
- a CDS encoding oxidoreductase: MSDWTPTAMPSQAGRNVVVTGANSGVGFEATAALAARGAHVVMACRSTDRGEDARDAIADEYPGASLTVRELDLADLDSVRAFADWYDAEYDSLHVLCNNAGVMAIPRSETADGFETQFGVNHLGHFALTGRLLGALRGTKGRTRVVTQSSGVHERGRIDFEDLQHEADYDKWEAYAQSKLANVLFAYELDRRLRAAGASVASVACHPGYADTNLQRRGPEAEGSRLRLLAMKAANAVLAQSAERGAWPLLYAATDPSIDGGEYVGPGGLLNMRGHPAEQNSSDRSRDEDTARRLWSVSEDLTGVAVDLPAPE; encoded by the coding sequence ATGAGTGACTGGACTCCGACGGCGATGCCGTCGCAGGCGGGCCGGAACGTCGTGGTGACGGGCGCGAACAGCGGCGTCGGCTTCGAGGCGACGGCGGCGCTGGCGGCGCGGGGCGCACACGTCGTGATGGCGTGCCGGAGCACCGACCGCGGCGAGGACGCGCGGGACGCCATCGCCGACGAGTACCCGGGTGCGTCGCTGACGGTGCGCGAACTCGACCTCGCGGACCTCGACTCGGTGCGCGCGTTCGCCGACTGGTACGACGCCGAGTACGACTCGCTCCACGTCCTCTGCAACAACGCGGGCGTGATGGCGATTCCGCGCTCGGAGACAGCGGACGGCTTCGAGACGCAGTTCGGCGTGAACCACCTCGGGCACTTCGCGCTCACCGGCCGCCTGCTCGGCGCGCTCCGGGGGACGAAGGGCCGAACCCGGGTCGTCACGCAGTCCAGCGGCGTCCACGAGCGCGGCCGAATAGACTTCGAGGACCTCCAACACGAGGCCGACTACGACAAGTGGGAGGCGTACGCGCAGTCGAAACTCGCGAACGTGCTGTTCGCGTACGAACTCGACCGCCGCCTGCGCGCCGCGGGCGCGAGCGTCGCGAGCGTCGCCTGCCACCCCGGCTACGCGGACACGAACCTCCAGCGCCGCGGCCCCGAGGCCGAGGGGTCGCGGCTCCGCCTGCTCGCGATGAAGGCCGCGAACGCCGTGCTCGCACAGAGCGCCGAGCGCGGCGCGTGGCCGCTCCTCTACGCCGCGACCGACCCAAGCATCGACGGCGGCGAGTACGTCGGGCCGGGCGGCCTCCTGAACATGCGCGGCCACCCCGCCGAACAGAATTCGAGCGACCGGTCCCGCGACGAGGACACCGCGCGCCGCCTCTGGAGCGTCTCCGAGGACCTGACCGGCGTCGCCGTCGACCTGCCCGCCCCCGAGTAG
- the mce gene encoding methylmalonyl-CoA epimerase, whose translation MHVDHVGVATEDAAGLAELYTELFDAPVAHEETFDGLRVVFLELERDGYFELLEPVEDGTTIGRYLDKNGGGIHHTALATDDIEAALATARDAGVELVDDEPRDGAWGHDVAFLHPKDTGGALIEFVEH comes from the coding sequence ATGCACGTAGACCACGTCGGCGTCGCCACCGAGGACGCCGCCGGACTCGCCGAACTGTACACCGAACTGTTCGACGCGCCGGTCGCCCACGAGGAGACGTTCGACGGCCTGCGCGTCGTGTTCCTCGAACTGGAGAGAGATGGCTACTTCGAGTTGCTCGAACCCGTCGAGGACGGCACGACAATCGGCCGGTATCTCGACAAGAACGGCGGCGGCATCCACCACACGGCGCTCGCCACCGACGACATCGAGGCGGCGCTCGCGACGGCGCGGGACGCCGGCGTCGAACTCGTCGACGACGAACCGCGAGACGGCGCGTGGGGCCACGACGTCGCCTTTCTCCACCCGAAAGACACGGGCGGGGCGCTAATCGAGTTCGTCGAACACTAA
- a CDS encoding NUDIX hydrolase, with protein MSAAGIDDPVGRQLAGLEREYGSFDVHTEETVVPRAAFTDCLRASEAGNLGGARVLVERDGSVLLVRYEHSPAVWDLPGGSTERGERLRETALARVEADAGVLASLSDVVRVVKQRFALVEGGDGVTGLWVFFEGEADDDALEPGDDVAEAAWFDAADLPDAVAPEVADLLG; from the coding sequence GTGTCCGCTGCAGGAATCGACGACCCCGTCGGTCGGCAACTCGCGGGCCTCGAACGGGAGTACGGCTCTTTCGACGTCCACACCGAGGAGACGGTCGTCCCGCGTGCGGCGTTCACGGACTGCCTGCGCGCGTCGGAGGCCGGGAATCTCGGCGGCGCTCGGGTGCTCGTCGAGCGCGACGGGAGCGTGTTGCTCGTGCGCTACGAGCACTCGCCGGCGGTCTGGGACCTCCCCGGCGGGTCGACCGAGCGCGGCGAACGCCTCCGTGAGACCGCGCTCGCTCGCGTCGAGGCCGACGCGGGGGTGCTCGCCTCGCTCTCGGACGTGGTTCGCGTCGTCAAACAGCGATTCGCGCTCGTGGAGGGCGGCGACGGCGTCACGGGACTCTGGGTGTTCTTCGAGGGCGAGGCCGACGACGACGCCCTCGAACCCGGCGACGACGTGGCCGAAGCCGCGTGGTTCGACGCCGCCGACCTCCCGGACGCCGTCGCGCCCGAGGTCGCCGACCTGCTGGGTTAG
- a CDS encoding FAD-dependent oxidoreductase: MDETAVAVRSVRDVGPDTVAVTFETPAGFVAEPGQFVRVLAEFEGEEEGRYYTLSSPDVAETFEVTVGVDPEGTLGPWLADREPGDEVRIEGPFGDDYYEGEDSVVLLAGGPGVGPAIAIAERAHDAGADVTLVYQDDEPVHEDRLAALADTGVTVVVVAADLADAVASVAGRTDGVPFVYGFAGFCEDALDALTATGFDTEAAKVESFGPAP, from the coding sequence ATGGACGAGACAGCCGTCGCCGTGCGGTCGGTTCGGGACGTCGGCCCGGACACCGTCGCGGTGACCTTCGAGACGCCCGCGGGATTCGTCGCCGAACCGGGACAGTTCGTGCGAGTGCTCGCCGAGTTCGAGGGCGAGGAGGAGGGACGCTACTACACGCTGTCGTCGCCGGACGTCGCGGAGACGTTCGAGGTGACGGTCGGCGTCGACCCCGAGGGGACACTCGGGCCGTGGCTCGCGGACCGAGAACCCGGCGACGAGGTCCGCATCGAGGGGCCGTTCGGCGACGACTACTACGAGGGCGAGGACAGCGTCGTGTTGCTCGCGGGCGGCCCCGGCGTCGGGCCCGCCATCGCTATCGCGGAGCGCGCCCACGACGCGGGCGCCGACGTCACGCTCGTCTACCAGGACGACGAACCCGTCCACGAGGACCGCCTCGCGGCGCTCGCGGACACGGGCGTGACCGTGGTCGTCGTCGCGGCCGACCTCGCCGACGCCGTCGCGTCGGTCGCCGGTCGCACCGACGGCGTCCCGTTCGTCTACGGGTTCGCGGGGTTCTGCGAGGACGCGCTGGACGCGCTGACCGCCACCGGCTTCGACACCGAGGCGGCGAAAGTCGAGAGTTTCGGCCCGGCGCCGTAG
- a CDS encoding 2-oxoacid:acceptor oxidoreductase subunit alpha, with the protein MHDDLNWAIGGEAGDGIASTGKIFAQALSRAGRHVFTSKDFASRIRGGYTAYKVRTSVDQVASVVDRLDILIALTERTVDENIDELHEDSVIIYDGDRTEFSDFEAPDDTTGLDVPLKALAEDAGGAIMRNIVALGAVCEVADFPIENLDESLEKRFGDKGEKIVENNKEAARLGAEYVADEFDDVEFSYELETTDEDYVLLNGDEAIGMGAIAAGCRFYAGYPITPATDVMEYLTGRIDQFGGHVVQAEDELSAINLALGAARAGARAMTATSGPGIDLMAETFGLVATSETPLVITNVMRSGPSTGMPTKQEQGDLNMMLYGGHGEIPRFVLAPTSVSECFHKTVEAFNLAEKYQIPVYLTADLSMAVTERTYEPDEFDMDEVEIDRGKVVDEDEISAWQNEKDQFKPHAVTADGVSPRALPGTEGGVHMSTGLEHDELGRRTEDTDVRVEQVDKRYRKVDTAREQEDFDYREFGDADADNLVISWGSNEGTLVEALDYLDEDDIDVRVISVPYIFPRPDLTEDVQAADEVLVVEANATGQFADVVEHDVLERVERVNKYDGVDFKADELAADIKEALA; encoded by the coding sequence ATGCACGACGACCTGAACTGGGCCATCGGCGGCGAAGCCGGCGATGGAATCGCTTCGACCGGCAAAATCTTCGCGCAGGCGCTCTCGCGCGCCGGCCGGCACGTGTTCACCTCGAAGGACTTCGCGTCCCGCATCCGAGGTGGCTACACGGCCTACAAGGTCCGAACGTCCGTCGACCAGGTGGCGAGCGTGGTCGACCGCCTCGACATCCTCATCGCGCTCACCGAGCGCACTGTCGACGAGAACATCGACGAACTCCACGAGGACTCCGTCATCATCTACGACGGCGACCGCACGGAGTTCTCGGACTTCGAAGCGCCCGACGACACCACGGGGCTCGACGTCCCGCTGAAGGCACTCGCCGAGGACGCCGGCGGCGCCATCATGCGGAACATCGTCGCGCTCGGCGCCGTCTGCGAGGTCGCCGACTTCCCCATCGAGAACCTCGACGAGTCCCTCGAGAAGCGCTTCGGCGACAAGGGCGAGAAGATCGTCGAGAACAACAAGGAAGCCGCGCGCCTCGGCGCCGAGTACGTCGCCGACGAGTTCGACGACGTGGAGTTCTCCTACGAACTGGAGACCACGGACGAGGACTACGTCCTGCTGAACGGCGACGAAGCCATCGGCATGGGCGCCATCGCCGCCGGCTGCCGATTCTACGCCGGTTACCCCATCACGCCCGCGACGGACGTGATGGAGTACCTCACCGGTCGCATCGACCAGTTCGGCGGGCACGTCGTTCAGGCCGAGGACGAACTCTCCGCCATCAACCTCGCGCTCGGCGCCGCCCGCGCCGGCGCTCGCGCGATGACCGCGACGTCCGGTCCGGGCATCGACCTGATGGCCGAGACGTTCGGCCTCGTCGCCACCAGCGAGACGCCGCTGGTCATCACGAACGTGATGCGCTCGGGTCCCTCCACGGGGATGCCGACGAAACAGGAGCAGGGCGACCTGAACATGATGCTGTACGGCGGTCACGGCGAGATTCCGCGATTCGTGCTCGCACCGACCTCCGTCTCCGAGTGTTTCCACAAGACCGTCGAGGCGTTCAACCTCGCCGAGAAGTACCAGATTCCGGTCTACCTCACCGCCGACCTCTCGATGGCGGTCACCGAGCGCACGTACGAACCGGACGAGTTCGACATGGACGAGGTCGAAATCGACCGCGGGAAGGTCGTCGACGAGGACGAGATTTCCGCCTGGCAGAACGAAAAAGACCAGTTCAAGCCCCACGCCGTCACCGCCGACGGCGTCAGTCCGCGCGCGCTGCCGGGCACCGAGGGCGGCGTCCACATGAGTACGGGTCTGGAACACGACGAACTCGGGCGCCGCACCGAGGACACGGACGTGCGCGTCGAACAGGTCGACAAGCGCTACCGCAAGGTCGACACCGCTCGCGAACAGGAGGACTTCGACTACCGCGAGTTCGGTGACGCCGACGCCGACAACCTCGTCATCTCGTGGGGGTCCAACGAGGGGACACTCGTCGAAGCCCTCGACTACCTCGACGAGGACGACATCGACGTGCGCGTCATCTCCGTGCCGTACATCTTCCCGCGTCCCGACCTCACCGAGGACGTGCAGGCCGCCGACGAGGTGCTCGTCGTCGAAGCCAACGCCACGGGACAGTTCGCCGACGTCGTCGAACACGACGTGCTCGAACGCGTCGAGCGCGTGAACAAGTACGACGGCGTCGACTTCAAGGCGGACGAACTCGCCGCCGACATCAAGGAGGCCCTAGCATGA
- a CDS encoding 2-oxoacid:ferredoxin oxidoreductase subunit beta, which yields MSSENVRFTDFKSDKQPTWCPGCGDFGTMNGMMKALAETGNSPDDTFVVAGIGCSGKIGTYMRSYALHGVHGRALPVGTGVKLANPDLEVMVAGGDGDGYSIGAGHFIHAVRRNVDVTYVVMDNRIYGLTKGQASPTSRPDFETSTTPEGPKQPPVNPLALAMAAGGSFIAQSFSSDAMRHTEIVKEAVEHDGFSLVNTFSPCVTFNDVDTYDYFRDSLVDLSEEDDYDRHDYDQAKDAILNADKEYMGVLYQDENSVPYHEAHGVTENMAEIPDGAPDGATDLVREFY from the coding sequence ATGAGCTCAGAGAACGTCCGATTCACCGACTTCAAGTCCGACAAGCAGCCGACGTGGTGTCCGGGTTGCGGCGACTTCGGCACCATGAACGGCATGATGAAAGCGCTCGCGGAGACCGGTAACTCGCCGGACGACACGTTCGTCGTCGCGGGTATCGGTTGCTCCGGGAAGATTGGCACGTACATGCGGTCGTACGCGCTCCACGGCGTCCACGGCCGCGCGCTCCCGGTGGGCACCGGCGTCAAACTCGCGAACCCCGACCTCGAAGTGATGGTCGCGGGCGGCGACGGCGACGGCTACTCCATCGGCGCGGGCCACTTCATCCACGCCGTCCGCCGGAACGTCGACGTGACGTACGTCGTCATGGACAACCGCATCTACGGCCTCACCAAGGGGCAGGCCTCGCCGACCAGCCGACCGGACTTCGAGACGTCCACCACGCCGGAAGGCCCGAAGCAGCCGCCCGTGAACCCGCTCGCGCTCGCGATGGCTGCCGGCGGCTCGTTCATCGCTCAGAGTTTCTCCTCGGACGCGATGCGCCACACGGAAATCGTCAAGGAAGCCGTCGAACACGACGGCTTCAGCCTCGTGAACACGTTCAGCCCGTGCGTGACGTTCAACGACGTGGACACGTACGACTACTTCCGCGACAGCCTCGTCGACCTCTCCGAGGAGGACGACTACGACCGCCACGACTACGACCAGGCGAAAGACGCCATCCTCAACGCCGACAAGGAGTACATGGGCGTGCTCTACCAGGACGAAAACTCCGTCCCGTACCACGAAGCCCACGGCGTCACCGAGAACATGGCCGAGATTCCGGACGGCGCACCCGACGGCGCCACCGACCTCGTCCGCGAGTTCTACTAG
- a CDS encoding DUF2178 domain-containing protein: MTDTNVDGTDRLAKIRRYRRLMYASILVGVAGFIAGDELGYPLAGLAVYWAGILSFFGIWKGTSVTLFDERDAALERRASHATIGVVGVIGVLSFTSLVVIGEMATVEVPELVWNLYLGYFALFVLWGAVYTVLKYR; encoded by the coding sequence ATGACAGATACGAACGTGGACGGCACGGACCGACTGGCGAAGATTCGGCGCTACCGGCGACTGATGTACGCCTCGATACTCGTCGGCGTCGCCGGCTTCATCGCCGGGGACGAACTCGGCTATCCGCTGGCGGGACTCGCCGTCTACTGGGCGGGCATCCTCTCGTTTTTCGGCATCTGGAAGGGGACGTCGGTGACGCTGTTCGACGAGCGGGACGCGGCCCTCGAACGCCGGGCGAGTCACGCGACAATCGGCGTCGTCGGCGTCATCGGCGTGCTCTCGTTCACGTCGCTGGTCGTAATCGGCGAGATGGCAACCGTCGAGGTTCCCGAACTCGTCTGGAACCTCTACCTCGGGTACTTCGCCCTGTTCGTGCTGTGGGGCGCCGTCTACACCGTCCTCAAGTACCGATGA
- a CDS encoding helix-turn-helix transcriptional regulator produces MKNSVRERRDDAGLSQADLAAAVGVTRQTINAIERDRYDPSIELAFKLARHFDCRIEDLFDPDFDVEDA; encoded by the coding sequence ATGAAAAACAGCGTGCGCGAACGCCGCGACGACGCCGGGCTGAGTCAGGCCGACCTCGCGGCCGCGGTCGGCGTCACCCGTCAGACCATCAACGCCATCGAGCGCGACCGCTACGACCCGTCCATCGAGTTGGCGTTCAAACTCGCACGGCACTTCGACTGCCGCATCGAGGACCTCTTCGACCCGGATTTCGACGTCGAAGACGCCTGA
- a CDS encoding ABC transporter ATP-binding protein: MTGPAIRSDGLTKRYGDEVAVDDLSLSIPRGSVYGFLGPNGAGKTTTMRLLCSLTEPTAGTAEVAGVPTTDRRRLVDRIGYLPADPPVFDELTGWEQLRHVARLQGLSDGDADARIEELLDRFDLLGDADRRISSYSTGMTKKVGVVGAMLHDPEVVLLDEPTSGLDPRAARTVRDTVADLAAGDTTVFLSTHILPVVDELADTVGVIDDGRLVAEGAPDELKATARSGGSDLEAAFMEVTADDDAPLPDA; the protein is encoded by the coding sequence ATGACCGGACCCGCCATTCGCAGTGACGGCCTCACGAAACGCTACGGCGACGAGGTGGCGGTCGACGACCTCTCGCTATCGATTCCACGCGGCTCCGTCTACGGGTTCCTCGGGCCCAACGGCGCCGGGAAGACGACGACGATGCGGCTGCTGTGCTCGCTCACCGAACCGACCGCCGGCACCGCCGAAGTGGCGGGCGTCCCGACGACCGACCGCCGGCGACTCGTCGACCGCATCGGCTACCTGCCCGCCGACCCGCCGGTCTTCGACGAACTCACCGGCTGGGAGCAGTTGCGCCACGTCGCCCGCCTGCAGGGGCTGTCCGACGGCGACGCCGACGCTCGCATCGAGGAACTCCTCGACCGGTTCGACCTGCTCGGCGACGCCGACCGCCGCATCTCGTCGTACTCCACCGGGATGACGAAGAAAGTCGGCGTCGTCGGCGCGATGCTCCACGACCCCGAGGTCGTCCTGCTGGACGAACCGACGTCGGGACTGGACCCGCGGGCCGCCCGCACCGTCCGCGACACCGTCGCCGACCTCGCGGCTGGCGACACGACGGTCTTCCTCTCCACGCACATCCTCCCTGTCGTCGACGAACTCGCGGACACCGTCGGCGTCATCGACGACGGCCGCCTCGTCGCCGAGGGCGCGCCCGACGAACTGAAAGCGACCGCTCGCTCGGGCGGGAGCGACCTCGAAGCCGCCTTCATGGAGGTGACCGCGGATGACGACGCGCCGCTCCCGGACGCGTGA